One part of the Mya arenaria isolate MELC-2E11 chromosome 3, ASM2691426v1 genome encodes these proteins:
- the LOC128227643 gene encoding uncharacterized protein LOC128227643 isoform X3, which translates to MRQDDDLSNLEVLDEGTIVHALRARFQHDHFCTYIGDILVAVNPCKSVPIFDEQHHEDYKALHKRASQPPHLFWVADAAYRELLATGRNQVILVSGESGAGKTESTKYMIRHLMYISPSDDTSLLDKIVQVNPLLEAFGNAATVMNGNSSRFGKFIELSYTPTGNLLGAKIDDYILEKSRVVHRSRGEKNFHVFYALFAGMSRERLLYYFLEDPECHRIMRDAEPGLGVFRDPEEFQYYRSMFHNLTAIMTDVGFSDEHITLIFLVLAAILHLANIVFVPCEETDGVSVVDEYPLHAVAKLLGVEDEVQLTEALISTVSRIKGERIQSWKNEREANDGRDALAKELYSRLFGWIVGQVNRNLTTDNVHRSRGPSIGLLDMSGFENFPCNGFDQFLINVTNERLQQYFMDYIFPREQLDYEREGITWTNIEYHSNEDVLNLVFQKPHGILRLLDEESHFPQSTDASLVHKLKTYSGASPRFRPIVGDNCSFSIQHFAEQVTYDARGFLERNRDNLSVDLVTCLLHSNNNFIRDLFTAYRSETGTISEYARHVNSRPQLPDEWPSTIDPRTLSESVSRKASLKIKKQRLEIMQRTLSGDTLDSLSVNRASPTVTKHFKRSLTDLMEKLDAAQPLFVRCVKPNAFLSAGKLDSELVRRQLLCNGLMELAQLRRNGFPVRIVFQDFVQRYGVLAEETDGLSDYERTMAILKANDVHGFQIGISKIFLKAWQKEELENRLREKLEELARLEREREEARQREAVILEHEREKRRREEHHRRELQRQQDELDALERRRASRESLVFEDRMTDSPPASTPRRSLDSGIVGYTDTDALLKEKLARLKKTDDGILESIATSGKRAAPPPPVQDVEDNGSLPPKRQTSQTSEDATTTSYESEGTNEQWRPYDIFQVSEREFEENDAIFKEILKLVRLFMYVLMFVAILAGAVTNKLSLLLLVSGLNKEEETRGEHVTLLLLCMCCPIAFSWFMSAMKTLFGGKEWPSVKTFLILVVVECLQGLGACLLMFRVLPTTDVFRGTIVTFAVCQVPSLLNVIVRERRPNPSVSEIVAIIMNVLAFFIQVGAIPFFINSQFFMTGNHTMMEGVNSTTYQNVDISLNHELQWEIPVGLLLFSVGYWENYVSGDWTIFGKIRIPFKQWRRILQDSRDTAGILVYPWKIGLMVLLARLLTLDTDFRLPETPSVPENSTETVDSVEEHFTSYSLMYLQLGSGIAITYLSGLACKLHMQRVAFSLSIMLAPPVTLAVVYLQCSFRFMPAHWHMGGWFCPLGTIEDLMLPIICAGALWISYAIVTSHIWLPQSERMAKLEKLFITPHFEGIFSDFTLTLRRRRNDKEIKVTGFDTFRYVGEDSFEDGVYNTKPNVIPQIYACATMWHETRQEMTQLLKSMFRLDYVHCASRLAQEKFRIKDPDYYDFEIHVIFDDAFELNDDVDKFVPNQFVKNFMECMEDAARSVVKGPIIITPPTKYVTPYGGRLVWTMPGHTKMVVHVKDKNKIRHRKRWSQCMYMYYLLGFRLFGARDSDKAFADESELESHVSKARNRKKKTKKDNLSRPIKSLFNKMDPETYEMAENTFILTLDGDVDFRPESVKLLIDRMKKNRKVGAVCGRIHPIGSGPMVWYQQFEYAVGHWLQKAAEHVFGCVLCCPGCFSLFRGSALMDDNVMKMYTTKPTEARHYIQFEQGEDRWLCTLLLQQGHRIDYCAGADALTFAPETFNEFFNQRRRWAPSTLANMMDLLSSWHDTVRINDNISRPYVLYQFILMASTILAPSTIILMITGSYHSVLGFGIWESYLLSILPVGVYITICMTMKSDHQITAAAAISAIFTVVMMIATVGTIISIVTENFGSPNVVFLTGLVCVFTIAGILHPQEFFCLVYGLLYFLTVPSTFILLTVYYLCNLNNVSWGTRETPKKLTKEEEEEKLLQEEEKKKKKESRSILNRLGLHKLVNDSRELIQTMMGIKVEKKETCTMGVQTEETKPPAPILKDRSLKCERQQSKPVTIVEDLVPSGWEPNPDRPYWTHMEYIGNGRVEKLDEDEMDFWRFIIKKYLHPLDEDKSHKDKIAHDLIQLKNNVVFIYFMINFLWTIITLQLQTMEDKLKDFYIINKYEPLSLMFLSVFAFCITLQFISMFVHRWGTFLHLMSSTRIDWFQNASTEEDFVRFVVAEAQRLQRLEPAADYDELPPDYEDDDEDLSGTMTPGTENRYNEIQRMDGSMQRRRSSRRHVSSSGGDNAVPLLQQIFEDRLENIHRKWKQGSLAFRNNRIPSNIERNDSYRFSNKFNDMRQRMYKRSFKKTSNSSLSDDSRFNGVVIETL; encoded by the exons CACCATGAGGACTACAAGGCACTGCATAAGCGGGCGTCACAGCCTCCTCACCTGTTCTGGGTGGCGGACGCGGCATACCGCGAGCTGCTGGCGACCGGTAGGAACCAGGTTATTCTCGTATCCGGGGAATCGGGGGCCGGAAAGACGGAGAGCACTAAATATATGATACGTCACCTCATGTACATAAG TCCGAGCGATGACACGAGCCTGTTGGACAAAATTGTGCAG GTAAATCCCCTTCTGGAGGCGTTCGGGAACGCGGCTACGGTGATGAACGGAAACTCGAGCAGATTTGGCAAGTTTATAGAGCTCTCCTACACACCCACGGGGAACCTACTTGGAG CCAAGATCGACGATTACATCTTGGAGAAATCGCGGGTTGTCCATCGGAGCAGGGGAGAGAAGAATTTCCACGTGTTCTACGCGCTGTTCGCCGGCATGTCGCGGGAGCGCCTTCTGTACTACTTCCTGGAGGATCCCGAGTGTCATAG GATAATGAGAGACGCGGAACCTGGACTGGGGGTGTTCCGGGATCCAGAGGAGTTCCAGTATTACCGGAGCATGTTCCACAACCTTACAGCCATCATGACGGACGTCGGATTCTCAGACGAG CACATCACGTTGATCTTCCTCGTGCTGGCGGCCATCCTCCACCTGGCTAACATCGTGTTCGTGCCGTGTGAGGAGACGGACGGCGTCTCTGTGGTGGACGAATATCCGCTTCACGCCGTCGCCAAGCTTCTTGGTGTTGAAGATGAAGTGCAGCTTACGGAGGCGCTTATATCAACTGTCAGCCGCATCAAAG GTGAACGTATCCAGAGCTGGAAGAACGAGCGGGAGGCGAACGACGGCCGGGACGCCCTCGCCAAGGAGCTGTACTCCCGACTGTTCGGCTGGATCGTCGGCCAGGTGAACAGAAACCTCACCACCGACAACGTCCACAG ATCCCGTGGTCCGTCCATTGGTCTGTTGGATATGTCCGGTTTCGAGAACTTCCCATGTAACGGGTTCGACCAGTTCCTTATCAACGTCACTAACGAGCGCCTCCAGCAATACTTCATGGACTATATTTTCCCGCGCGAACAATTGGACTACGAACGCGAGGGCATCACGTGGACCAACATCGAGTATCATAGCAACGAAGACGTATTGAATCTAGTTTTTCAG AAGCCCCATGGGATCCTGCGCCTGTTGGACGAGGAGTCCCACTTCCCTCAGTCCACAGATGCCTCCCTCGTGCACAAGCTCAAGACGTACTCTGGTGCCTCCCCGCGCTTCCGGCCCATCGTCGGTGACAATTGCTCCTTCAGCATCCAGCACTTCGCGGAACAG GTGACGTATGACGCCCGCGGTTTCCTGGAGCGTAACCGTGACAACCTAAGCGTGGACCTGGTCACGTGTCTGTTGCATAGCAACAACAACTTCATCCGCGACCTCTTCACAGCCTACAGATCCGAGACAGGCACCATCTCAGA GTACGCCCGCCACGTGAACAGCCGACCGCAGCTCCCGGACGAATGGCCGTCCACCATCGACCCGCGGACGTTGAGCGAGTCGGTCTCCCGCAAGGCCTCATTGAAGATCAAGAAACAAAGGTTAGAAAT CATGCAGCGAACCCTGTCCGGGGACACACTCGACAGCCTGTCCGTGAACCGCGCCTCGCCCACCGTTACTAAACACTTCAAG CGGTCCTTAACTGATTTAATGGAGAAACTGGATGCCGCCCAGCCATTGTTCGTAAG ATGCGTGAAGCCAAACGCGTTCCTGAGTGCTGGCAAGTTGGACTCGGAGCTTGTGCGGCGGCAGTTGCTCTGTAATGGTCTTATGGAGCTCGCTCAGCTGCGCAGGAACGGCTTCCCCGTCAGGATCGTCTTCCAGGACTTCGTCCAGAG GTATGGCGTATTGGCGGAGGAGACGGACGGACTTAGCGACTATGAGCGGACCATGGCCATCTTGAAGGCTAACGACGTCCACGGATTCCAGATCGGTATATCAAAG ATTTTCCTAAAAGCGTGGCAAAAAGAGGAATTAGAAAATAGACTTAGAGAAAAg CTCGAGGAGTTAGCGCGCTTGGAGCGGGAGCGGGAAGAGGCCCGGCAGCGGGAGGCAGTCATACTGGAGCACGAGAGAGAAAAGAGGCGCCGCGAGGAGCACCATCGTAGGGAGCTCCAGAGGCAACAGGACGAGTTGGATGCTTTGGAGAGGCGGCGCGCGTCCCGGGAGAGTCTCGTGTTCGAGGACCGGATGACGGACAGCCCGCCCGCCAGCACGCCTCGCCGATCCTTGGACAGCGGCATCG TTGGTTACACAGACACTGACGCTCTTTTGAAGGAGAAGTTAGCGCGTCTTAAGAAGACAGATGACGGCATCCTGGAGAGTATCGCCACTTCCGGTAAGCGAGCCGCTCCACCGCCGCCCGTCCAAGACGTCGAAGACAATGGCAGCCTGCCACCTAAACGCCAGACTTCACAGACGTCAGAAGATGCAACAACGACGTCCTACGAGTCGGAGGGGACAAATGAGCAGTG GCGTCCGTACGACATATTCCAAGTATCGGAGCGCGAGTTCGAGGAGAATGACGCCATCTTCAAGGAGATCCTGAAGCTCGTGCGGCTCTTCATGTACGTGCTCATGTTCGTCGCCATCCTCGCGGGGGCCGTCACCAACAAACTCTCCCTCCTCCTCCTTGTTTCCGGACTAAACAAA GAGGAGGAGACACGTGGGGAGCACGTGACCCTGCTGCTGTTGTGCATGTGCTGCCCCATCGCCTTCAGCTGGTTCATGTCCGCCATGAAGACGCTGTTTGGAGGCAAGGAATGGCCCTCTGTCAAGACTTTTCTCATT CTGGTGGTGGTGGAGTGTTTGCAGGGCCTTGGCGCATGTCTGTTGATGTTCCGCGTACTTCCAACCACGGATGTGTTCCGGGGAACCATCGTCACGTTCGCCGTCTGCCAGGTGCCAAGCCTTCTCAATGTGATCGTCCGTGAGCGCCGACCCAACCCCAGCGTCAGCGAGATAGTGGCCATCATCATGAATGTTCTCGCGTTCTTCATTCAGGTGGGCGCCATCCCTTTCTTCATCAACAGCCAGTTTTTCATGACCGGAAATCACACCATGATGGAGGGCGTCAACTCCACCACTTACCAAAATGTGGATATTTCGTTGAACCATGAGCTGCAGTGGGAAATACCAGTTGGGTTGTTGTTATTTTCGGTGGGATACTGGGAAAACTATGTGTCCGGTGACTGGACTATTTTCGGTAAAATTCGAATCCCTTTCAAGCAGTGGCGAAGGATACTGCAGGATTCCCGCGACACGGCCGGTATTTTAGTATATCCCTGGAAAATAGGGCTGATGGTCCTTTTGGCACGACTTCTTACATTGGACACAGACTTCCGTTTGCCGGAGACGCCATCAGTTCCTGAAAACAGCACGGAGACGGTTGACTCGGTGGAGGAACACTTCACGTCATACAGTCTCATGTATCTTCAGCTTGGTTCAGGGATCGCGATAACCTACCTGTCGGGTCTCGCCTGTAAGCTCCACATGCAACGGGTCGCCTTCTCCCTCTCCATCATGCTGGCGCCGCCGGTCACGCTTGCCGTCGTCTACCTGCAGTGTAGTTTCCGGTTCATGCCCGCCCACTGGCACATGGGCGGCTGGTTCTGCCCGTTAGGGACGATCGAAGACCTCATGCTACCGATCATCTGCGCAGGCGCCTTGTGGATTTCGTATGCTATAGTGACGTCACATATCTGGTTACCGCAGAGCGAGAGAATGGCCAAACTGGAAAA gCTGTTTATTACACCACATTTCGAAGGTATCTTCTCTGACTTCACATTAACGTTAAGACGTCGCCGTAACGACAAGGAAATCAAGGTCACGGGCTTTGACACGTTCCGTTACGTCGGAGAAGACAGTTTTGAAGATGgtgtatataatacaaaacCAAACGTGATTCCACAGATCTACGCATGCGCGACAATGTGGCACGAGACCAGACAGGAAATGACACAACTGCTCAAGTCCATGTTCAG GTTAGACTATGTCCACTGTGCTAGTAGGCTTGCTCAGGAGAAATTCAGAATTAAGGATCCAGATTACTACGACTTCGAGA TCCACGTCATATTCGACGACGCGTTCGAGCTGAATGATGATGTTGATAAGTTTGTACCGAACCAGTTCGTCAAGAACTTCATGGAGTGCATGGAAGACGCCGCTAG GTCGGTTGTAAAAGGTCCGATCATCATCACGCCGCCCACAAAGTATGTGACGCCATACGGCGGCCGCCTAGTATGGACGATGCCCGGCCACACTAAGATGGTTGTCCACGTCAAAGACAAGAACAAGATACGTCACCGGAAGCGATGGTCACAG tgtatgtacatgtattatctGCTGGGGTTCCGCCTGTTCGGGGCCCGTGATAGCGACAAGGCGTTCGCGGACGAGTCTGAGCTGGAGAGCCACGTCTCCAAGGCCCGCAACCGGAAGAAGAAGACCAAGAAGGACAACCTCTCCCGACCAATCAAATCCCTCTTCAACAAAATGGACCCGGAAACGTACGAGATG GCTGAGAACACGTTTATTTTGACGCTGGACGGCGACGTTGACTTCCGACCAGAGTCCGTTAAGCTCCTTATTGACCGGATGAAGAAGAACCGAAAAGTGGGCGCCGTCTGTGGTCGTATCCACCCCATCGGCTCAG GTCCGATGGTGTGGTACCAGCAGTTTGAATACGCGGTCGGCCATTGGCTGCAGAAAGCCGCCGAACACGTGTTCGGCTGCGTACTCTGCTGTCCCGGATGTTTCTCCCTCTTCCGCGGTTCCGCCCTCATGGACGACAACGTGATGAAGATGTACACCACTAAACCCACCGAGGCCAGGCACTATATACAGTTCGAACAAG GTGAAGATCGATGGTTGTGCACCCTTCTCCTACAACAAGGCCACCGTATCGACTACTGTGCCGGTGCAGATGCTCTCACCTTTGCACCGGAAACGTTCAACGAGTTTTTCAACCAGCGACGTCGCTGGGCTCCCTCGACCTTGGCCAACATGATGGACCTTCTCTCCTCCTGGCACGATACCGTCCGCATCAACGACAACATCTCCCGACCCTATGTGCTCTACCAGTTTATCCTGATGGCATCCACGATCCTGGCTCCCTCCACCATCATCCTGATGATAACTGGCTCGTACCACTCCGTACTCGGCTTTGGGATTTGGGAGTCCTACCTTCTGTCCATCTTGCCAGTTGGTGTATACATTACCATCTGTATGACTATGAAGAGCGACCACCAAATCACAGCCGCGGCAGCGATAAGCGCCATATTcacagtggtgatgatgatagcAACAGTTGGCACTATCATCAGTATTGTGACAGAGAATTTCGGCAGCCccaatgttgtgtttttaacaGGTCTCGTGTGTGTTTTCACAATTGCCGGCATTTTACACCCGCAAGAGTTCTTCTGCTTGGTCTACGGTCTGTTGTATTTCCTCACAGTACCTTCAACGTTTATTCTGCTGACGGTGTATTACCTGTGTAACCTGAACAACGTGTCCTGGGGTACTCGTGAAACACCGAAGAAACTGACAAAAGAGGAGGAAGAAGAAAAGCTACTAcaagaagaagagaagaagaagaaaaaagagAGCAGATCAATCCTGAACAGACTGGGTCTTCACAAGCTCGTGAACGATTCGCGGGAACTCATACAGACAATGATGGGAATCAAAGTGGAGAAAAAGGAGACGTGCACGATGGGAGTGCAGACGGAGGAGACGAAGCCTCCCGCTCCCATACTGAAGGATCGCTCCCTCAAGTGTGAGCGGCAGCAGAGCAAGCCTGTCACGATCGTAGAAGACCTGGTCCCATCGGGCTGGGAGCCCAACCCGGATAGACCGTACTGGACGCACATGGAATATATAGGCAACGGACGGGTGGAGAAACTTGATGAAGATGAGATGGACTTCTGGAGGTTTATCATCAAAAAGTACTTACATCCTCTGGACGAAGACAAGAGTCATAAGGATAAAATTGCTCACGATTTGATTCAGCTGAAGAACAACgttgtatttatttactttatgaTCAACTTCTTGTGGACAATCATTACCTTACAGCTGCAGACGATGGAGGATAAACTCAAAGACTTCTACATCATCAACAAATATGAGCCGCTATCGCTCATGTTCCTGTCTGTGTTCGCCTTCTGTATCACGCTCCAGTTCATCAGCATGTTCGTTCACCGATGGGGAACCTTTCTCCACCTCATGTCCAGTACCAGGATTGACTGGTTCCAGAACGCTTCCACTGAAGAAGACTTTGTACGCTTTGTAGTGGCTGAGGCACAGCGGCTCCAGCGACTGGAGCCGGCCGCTGATTACGACGAGCTTCCCCCGGACTATGAAGATGATGACGAGGATCTTTCGGGCACCATGACGCCCGGCACTGAAAACCGGTACAATGAGATTCAGCGCATGGACGGATCTATGCAACGGAGGCGCTCAAGCAGGCGTCACGTGTCCAGCAGTGGAGGCGACAATGCCGTTCCTCTTCTCCAACAAATATTTGAGGACAGACTGGAGAATATTCATAGAAAGTGGAAACAAGGTTCGCTTGCTTTCCGAAATAACAGAATCCCTAGTAATATTGAACGTAATGACAGTTatagattttcaaataaatttaatgacATGCGTCAACGTATGTATAAACGGAGCTTCAAAAAGACAAGCAATAGCAGTTTGAGCGATGACAGCCGCTTTAATGGAGTTGTAATTGAGACGTTATGA